A genome region from Urocitellus parryii isolate mUroPar1 chromosome X, mUroPar1.hap1, whole genome shotgun sequence includes the following:
- the Hcfc1 gene encoding host cell factor 1 isoform X4, which translates to MASAVSPANSPAVLLQPRWKRVVGWSGPVPRPRHGHRAVAIKELIVVFGGGNEGIVDELHVYNTATNQWFIPAVRGDIPPGCAAYGFVCDGTRLLVFGGMVEYGKYSNDLYELQASRWEWKRLKAKTPKNGPPPCPRLGHSFSLVGNKCYLFGGLANDSEDPKNNIPRYLNDLYILELRPGSGVVAWDIPITYGVLPPPRESHTAVVYTEKDNKKSKLVIYGGMSGCRLGDLWTLDIETLTWNKPSLSGVAPLPRSLHSATTIGNKMYVFGGWVPLVMDDVKVATHEKEWKCTNTLACLNLDTMAWETILMDTLEDNIPRARAGHCAVAINTRLYIWSGRDGYRKAWNNQVCCKDLWYLETEKPPPPARVQLVRANTNSLEVSWGAVATADSYLLQLQKYDIPATAATATSPTPNPVPSVPANPPKSPAPAAAAPAVQPLTQVGITLLPQAAAAPPTTTTIQVLPTVPGSSISVPTAARTQGVPAVLKVTGPQATTGTPLVTMRPASQAGKAPVTVTSLPAGVRMVVPTQSAQGTVIGSSPQMSGMAALAAAAAATQKIPPSSAPTVLSVPAGTTIVKTVAVTPGTTTLPATVKVASSPVMVSNPATRMLKTAAAQVGTSVSSAANTSTRPIITVHKSGTVTVAQQAQVVTTVVGGVTKTITLVKSPISVPGGSALISNLGKVMSVVQTKPVQTSAVTGQASTGPVTQIIQTKGPLPAGTILKLVTSADGKPTTIITTTQASGAGTKPTILGISSVSPSTTKPGTTTIIKTIPMSAIITQAGATGVTSSPGIKSPITIITTKVMTSGTGAPAKIITAVPKIATGHGQQGVTQVVLKGAPGQPGTILRTVPMGGVRLVTPVTVSAVKPAVTTLVVKGTTGVTTLGTVTGTVSTSLAGAGGHSTSASLATPITTLGTIATLSSQVINPTAITVSAAQTTLTAAGGLTTPTITMQPVSQPTQVTLITAPSGVEAQPVHDLPVSILASPTTEQPTATVTIADSGQGDVQPGTVTLVCSNPPCETHETGTTNTATTTVVANLGGHPQPTQVQFVCDRQEAAASLVTSTVGQQNGSVVRVCSNPPCETHETGTTNTATTATSNMAGQHGCSNPPCETHETGTTSTATTAMSSIGAGQQRDTRRASTTPTVVRISVVPGALEGAQSSVKPQCQTRQTSATSTTMTVMATGAPCSTGSLLRPSMALEAGVHSPAFVQLAPLSGKVGPSGPSNKDVLLGRQLETHHTHTTNTPTMARSIIGTGEPNAARVVPTPAYESLQTSSPSTTVTVTALEALLCPSSTMTQVCSNPPCETHETGTTNTATTSNAGSAQRVCSNPPCETHETGTTHTATTATSNGGAGQPEGGQQPPAGRPCETHQTTSTGTTMSVSMGALLPDAAPSHRTLESSLEATAVPTVTSQAGAALLAPFPTQRVCSNPPCETHETGTTHTATTVTSNMSSNQDPPPAASDQGEVESTQGDSVNIASSSAITTTVSSTLPRAVTTVTQSTPVPGPSVPISSLTETTPGALTSEVPIPATITVTIANTETSDMPFSAVDILQPPEELQVSPGPRQQLPPRQLLQSSSTPLMGESTEVLSASQTPELQTAVDLSSTGDPSSGQEPASSAVVATVVVQPPQPTQSEVDQLTLPQELMAEAQAGTTTLMVTGLTPEELAVTAAAEAAAQAAATEEAQALAIQAVLQAAQQAVMGTGEPMDTSEAAAAVTQAELGHLSAEGQEGQATTIPIVLTQQELAALVQQQQQLQEAQAQAQQQHHLPTEALAPADSLNDPTIESNCLNELAGAVPSTVALLPSTATESLAPSNTFVAPQPVVVASPAKLQAAATLTEVANGIESLGVKPDLPPPPSKAPVKKENQWFDVGVIKGTNVMVTHYFLPPDDAVPSDDDSGTVPDYNQLKKQELQPGTAYKFRVAGINACGRGPFSEISAFKTCLPGFPGAPCAIKISKSPDGAHLTWEPPSVTSGKIIEYSVYLAIQSSQAGGEPKSSTPAQLAFMRVYCGPSPSCLVQSSSLSNAHIDYTTKPAIIFRIAARNEKGYGPATQVRWLQETSKDSSGTKPASKRPMSSPEMKSAPKKSKADGQ; encoded by the exons CAACCAACCAGTGGTTCATCCCGGCTGTGAGAGGGGACATCCCTCCGGGGTGCGCTGCCTATGGCTTCGTATGTGATGGTACTCGCCTGCTGGTGTTTGGTGGGATGGTGGAGTACGGGAAATACAGCAACGATCTCTACGAGCTCCAG GCAAGCCGGTGGGAGTGGAAGAGACTCAAAGCAAAAACGCCCAAAAACGGGCCCCCTCCATGTCCTCGGCTTGGGCACAGCTTCTCCCTTGTGGGCAACAAATGCTACCTATTCGGGGGTCTGGCCAACGATAGCGAGGACCCCAAGAACAACATTCCAAG GTACCTGAATGACTTATATATCCTGGAATTACGACCAGGCTCTGGAGTGGTAGCCTGGGATATCCCCATCACATACGGAGTCTTGCCTCCACCTCGAGAGTCACATACTGCTGTGGTCTACACAGAAAAAGACAATAAGAAATCCAAATTGGTGATCTATGGAGGGATGAGTGGCTGCAGGCTAGGAGATCTCTGGACCCTGGATATTG AGACGCTGACATGGAATAAGCCCAGTCTCAGTGGGGTGGCACCCCTTCCTCGCAGTCTTCACTCTGCAACTACCATAGGAAACAA aATGTATGTGTTTGGTGGCTGGGTGCCTCTCGTCATGGATGATGTCAAAGTGGCCACACACGAGAAGGAGTGGAAGTGTACCAACACGCTGGCTTGTCTCAACCTGG ATACCATGGCCTGGGAGACCATCCTGATGGACACACTGGAGGACAACATTCCTCGTGCTCGAGCTGGCCACTGTGCAGTTGCCATCAACACCCGCCTGTATATTTGGAGTGGGCGCGATGGCTACCGGAAGGCCTGGAACAACCAGGTCTGCTGCAAGGACCTCTGGTACTTGGAGACAG AAAAGCCACCACCCCCGGCCCGGGTACAACTGGTACGAGCCAATACCAACTCCCTGGAGGTGAGCTGGGGGGCAGTGGCAACAGCCGACAGTTACCTTCTGCAGCTCCAGAAATATGACATTCCTGCCACGGCTGCTACTGCCACCTCCCCCACACCCAATCCAGTCCCATCTGTGCCTGCCAACCCTCCCAAGAGCCCtgccccagcagcagcagcacctgctgTGCAGCCGCTGACCCAAGTAGGCATCACGCTCCTGCCCCAGGCTGCCGCCGCGcccccaaccaccaccaccatccaggTCTTGCCGACAGTGCCGGGCAGCTCCATTTCTGTGCCCACTGCAGCCAGGACTCAAG GTGTCCCTGCTGTTCTCAAGGTGACTGGTCCTCAGGCTACAACAGGAACCCCGTTGGTCACAATGCGGCCTGCCAGCCAGGCTGGGAAAGCCCCTGTCACTGTGACCTCCTTGCCTGCCGGTGTGCGAATGGTTGTGCCCACACAGAGTGCCCAGGGGACG GTGATTGGTAGCAGTCCGCAGATGAGTGGAATGGCCGCAttggcagctgctgctgctgccacccagAAAATCCCTCCTTCTTCAGCGCCTACAGTGCTGAGTGTCCCAGCGGGCACCACCATCGTCAAGACTGTGGCTGTGACACCTGGCACGACCACCCTCCCAGCCACTGTGAAGGTGGCCTCCTCTCCTGTCATG GTGAGCAATCCTGCTACTCGTATGCTGAAGACTGCAGCTGCCCAAGTGGGGACATCTGTCTCCTCTGCCGCTAACACGTCTACCCGCCCTATTATCACGGTGCACAAGTCGGGGACCGTGACCGTGGCCCAGCAAGCCCAGGTGGTGACCACAGTTGTAGGTGGGGTCACCAAGACCATCACCCTTGTGAAGAGCCCCATCTCCGTCCCAGGAGGCAGTGCTTTG ATTTCCAATCTGGGCAAAGTGATGTCAGTGGTCCAGACCAAACCAGTTCAGACTTCAGCAGTCACAGGCCAGGCATCTACGGGTCCTGTAACTCAGATCATCCAG ACCAAAGGACCCCTGCCAGCAGGGACAATCCTGAAGCTGGTGACCTCAGCAGATGGAAAAcctaccaccatcatcaccaccacgcAGGCCAGTGGAGCAGGGACCAAGCCTACCATCCTGGGCATCAGCAGTGTCTCCCCCAGCACTACCAAACCTGGCACGACCACCATTATCAAGACCATCCCCATGTCCGCCATCATTACCCAGGCAGGCGCAACAG GTGTGACTAGTAGTCCTGGCATCAAGTCCCCCATCACCATTATTACCACCAAGGTTATGACTTCAGGAACTGGAGCACCTGCTAAAATCATCACTGCTGTCCCCAAGATTGCCACTGGCCATGGGCAGCAAGGAGTGACACAG GTGGTGCTAAAGGGGGCCCCTGGACAGCCAGGCACCATCCTCCGCACCGTGCCCATGGGGGGCGTTCGCCTGGTCACCCCTGTCACCGTCTCTGCCGTCAAGCCAGCCGTCACCACATTGGTTGTGAAGGGTACCACAG GTGTCACAACCCTAGGCACGGTGACGGGCACTGTTTCCACCAGCCTTGCTGGAGCTGGGGGCCACAGCACCAGCGCCTCCCTGGCCACACCCATCACCACATTGGGTACCATCGCCACCCTCTCGAGCCAGGTGATTAACCCCACCGCCATTACCGTGTCAGCTGCGCAGACCACACTGACGGCCGCTGGCGGGCTCACCACACCCACCATCACCATGCAG CCTGTGTCTCAGCCTACCCAGGTGACTCTGATTACAGCGCCTAGTGGGGTCGAGGCCCAGCCTGTGCACGACCTCCCTGTGTCCATTCTGGCCTCACCTACTACAGAGCAGCCCACAGCCACAGTCACCATTGCCGACTCTGGCCAGGGTGATGTTCAGCCTGGCACTGTGACACTGGTGTGCTCCAACCCACCCTGTGAGACCCACGAGACGGGCACTACCAACACGGCCACCACCACTGTTGTGGCCAACCTTGGGGGACACCCCCAGCCCACCCAAGTGCAGTTTGTCTGTGATAGGCAGGAGGCAGCTGCTTCTCTTGTGACCTCAACTGTGGGGCAGCAGAATGGTAGTGTGGTCCGCGTCTGCTCGAACCCACCCTGTGAGACCCATGAGACAGGAACCACCAACACTGCCACCACAGCCACCTCCAACATGGCTGGGCAGCATGGCTGCTCAAACCCACCCTGTGAGACCCATGAGACGGGCACCACCAGCACCGCCACGACGGCCATGTCCAGCATTGGCGCTGGCCAGCAACGAGATACCCGTCGTGCCTCTACCACCCCCACTGTGGTCCGGATCAGTGTGGTTCCTGGGGCATTGGAGGGAGCCCAAAGTTCTGTCAAGCCCCAGTGCCAAACCCGCCAGACCAGTGCAACCAGCACCACCATGACTGTGATGGCCACTGGGGCCCCATGCTCAACTGGCTCCCTGCTGAGGCCAAGCATGGCCCTGGAAGCTGGGGTCCACAGCCCTGCTTTTGTGCAGTTGGCCCCTCTGAGTGGTAAAGTCGGGCCAAGTGGTCCCAGCAACAAGGACGTGCTCCTGGGGCGCCAGTTGGAGacgcatcacacacacacaaccaacaCCCCCACCATGGCACGCTCCATCATAGGTACTGGGGAGCCCAATGCAGCTCGTGTGGTCCCCACACCTGCATACGAGAGCCTCCAAACCAGTTCACCCAGCACCACTGTAACTGTGACAGCCCTGGAGGCTCTGCTGTGTCCCTCATCCACAATGACCCAAGTCTGCTCCAACCCGCCATGCGAGACCCACGAGACGGGCACCACCAACACCGCCACTACCTCCAATGCAGGCAGCGCCCAGCGGGTGTGCTCCAACCCGCCTTGTGAGACCCATGAGACGGGTACCACACACACGGCCACCACTGCCACCTCAAATGGGGGGGCAGGCCAGCCCGAGGGTGGGCAGCAGCCCCCTGCTGGCCGACCCTGTGAGACACACCAGACCACTTCCACAGGCACCACTATGTCAGTCAGCATGGGTGCCCTGCTTCCTGATGCTGCCCCATCCCACAGGACCCTGGAGTCCAGCTTGGAGGCAACAGCAGTGCCCACCGTCACCTCCCAGGCTGGTGCTGCATTGCTGGCTCCTTTCCCAACACAGAGGGTGTGCTCCAACCCCCCCTGTGAGACCCACGAGACGGGCACCACACACACAGCCACCACTGTCACCTCCAACATGAGCTCAAATCAAG ATCCCCCACCAGCCGCCAGTGATCAGGGAGAGGTGGAGAGCACCCAGGGTGACAGTGTGAACATCGCCAGCTCCAGTGCCATCACAACAACTGTGTCCTCCACGCTGCCACGGGCAGTGACCACCGTGACACAGTCCACACCTGTTCCAGGCCCCTCTGTGCCG ATTTCATCACTGACTGAGACTACCCCAGGGGCTCTGACTTCCGAAGTCCCCATCCCAGCCACGATAACAGTGACCATAGCCAACACAGAAACTTCTGACATGCCCTTCTCTGCTGTTGACATCCTGCAGCCCCCAGAGGAACTCCAGGTCTCACCAGGACCTCGCCAGCAGCTGCCGCCACGGCAACTCCTGCAGTCTTCCTCCACACCCCTGATGGGGGAGTCCACCGAGGTCCTGTCAGCCTCCCAGACCCCTGAGCTTCAGACTGCCGTGGATCTGAGCAGCACAGGGGACCCATCTTCAGGCCAGGAGCCTGCCAGCTCAGCGGTAGTGGCCACTGTGGTGGTCCAGCCACCCCAGCCCACACAGTCTGAAGTAGACCAGTTAACACTTCCCCAAGAGCTGATGGCTGAGGcccaggcaggcaccaccacccTCATGGTAACAGGGCTCACCCCTGAGGAGCTTGCAGTGACTGCTGCTGCAGAAGCAGCTGCCCAGGCTGCAGCCACCGAGgaggcccaggccctggccatCCAGGCAGTGCTCCAGGCCGCACAGCAGGCTGTCATGG GCACCGGGGAGCCCATGGACACATCCGAGGCGGCAGCAGCTGTGACACAAGCAGAGCTGGGTCACCTTTCAGCCGAGGGCCAGGAGGGCCAGGCCACCACCATCCCTATTGTGCTGACACAGCAGGAATTGGCTGCCTTGgtgcagcaacagcagcagctgcaggaggcccaggcccaggcccagcagCAGCACCACCTCCCTACCGAGGCCCTAGCCCCAGCCGACAGCCTCAATGACCCAACCATCGAAAGCAACTGCCTCAATGAGCTGGCTGGTGCTGTCCCCAGTACCGTGGCTCTGCTGCCTTCAACAGCCACTGAGA GCCTGGCTCCGTCCAACACCTTTGTGGCCCCCCAGCCAGTTGTGGTAGCTAGCCCAGCGAAGCTACAGGCTGCAGCTACCCTAACTGAAGTGGCCAATGGCATAGAGTCCCTGGGTGTG AAGCCAGAcctgccaccaccacccagcAAAGCCCCTGTGAAGAAAGAGAACCAGTGGTTTGATGTGGGGGTCATTAAGGGCACCAATGTGATGGTGACTCACTATTTCCTGCCACCTGATGATGCTGTCCCATCAGAT GATGACTCGGGCACTGTCCCTGACTATAACCAACTGAAGAAGCAGGAGCTACAGCCAGGCACAGCCTATAAGTTTCGTGTTGCTGGTATCAACGCTTGTGGCCGGGGGCCCTTCAGCGAGATCTCAGCCTTTAAGACATGTCTGCCTGGTTTCCCAGGGGCCCCTTGTGCCATTAAAATCAGCAAA AGTCCAGATGGTGCTCACCTCACCTGGGAGCCGCCCTCTGTGACCTCCGGCAAGATCATCGAGTACTCTGTGTACCTGGCCATCCAGAGCTCACAGGCTGGCGGCGAGCCCAAGAgctcaaccccagcccagctggcCTTTATGCGAGTGTACTGCGGGCCCAGCCCCTCTTGCCTTGTGCAGTCCTCCAGCCTCTCCAATGCCCACATTGACTACACCACCAAGCCCGCCATCATCTTTCGCATTGCTGCCCGCAATGAGAAGGGGTACGGCCCAGCCACACAAGTGAGGTGGTTGCAAG AAACCAGTAAAGACAGCTCAGGCACCAAGCCGGCCAGCAAGCGGCCTATGTCCTCTCCGGAAAT GAAATCTGCTCCAAAGAAATCTAAGGCAGATGGTCAGTGA